GGAGGCAAGAGTGTAACTAGCACATGTAAAAAGATCGGACAAGGACAGAGGACCAAGGGCATTGTAATGATTCTTTTTCTGGTGTAGGAAATTTTTTGTACGTGCAGCCCTTTTCTTGAATGTTTCGTATTACATTCGTGTTATCgaatacaaacaagcacgagAATCTGAAGCCGAAAGCTGCGTTCCTCGGGAGAAAGTAAGAACCGCAAACCAGCATTATACGTAGGACGGAGACGAACTAAGTTTTAATCAAAGAAACAGGCCTAAcggagatgatgatgatgcgcCTAATGGGCCTGATGAGCATGCGCTTTAGGCCCATCTGTTAGGCCCACTGGGTCCAACAGCCTGCTGGTTATGGACTCAAGGACCCACCTGTTTGAAGGAGGCGTTCGTATTCAACTGTGGGTGGGGTCCATTACCAAGCCCGTATCCGAACTGCACCAAAGGTATGGACATGTAATGTGTATAAACATAAATGTACAGTATACGTATGAATGAATCACATgtatattgaaaatttcaatataGTTCGCCGGGTACTGAGGAACTTCAagtttataatatatacattacaTGTTCTACCAAAACAGAACTTGTAACTTGCTTTTCTTCATCTCGAGATAAAGAGGCATGTTTTTTGGTGCAAAAGATCATGATGGCCATCTATACAGTACAGAAGAGGGGAACTCGATGATACcgacataattaattaacaatttACGAACCGTTATGATACATGGTTATACGTTACTATATATAACTATGGTCATGGACGAGAGATTGTTGATGCTAATCATAAGGAGAACGAACAGATCTTTTAAACCTCAAAGTTTCAAGGTAGCCAACACTCTTGATCTTAATCCAAAGGCCGAGAAAGGTGTGAAGTAGCTAACTCGCAAGGTGagaaataagtttttttttttaaaaaaaaaaaaatttatttttcagaatctttcttttttcctgacGTGAGCTATTATgagatattataatatatctaTAAGAAGGAAAAGTAAAGGCTAGTATGAGAAGATAAGTTCAAGGGCAAGGAAATAGGGCATCATCAACTTGCCATTTCAATATAGATAtacacatataaatatataatatcacTTCCATAAGTAGCTGGTTTCGGTCGAAGCAACttgccattttcttttttcccttaatgTTAAGGGGCAGCTCGGGCAGCGTTGCCCCCACCACCGTTCTTGTCTTCTAGACAATGCTCCCTGCCCGTTGCCCTTTGTTTCCATCACCGCCACCCACCGTTATAAATTAAGAGCTCTGCAGCTCAGAAGCAGTAATGCAATGGCAAGGGCAATGGTAATGTAACCCTAGCCAAGGCCAAACCATGgccttcttttccttttgcttccctgtatatgtatatgtatatgtatatgttttaGTTTCTCCTCAGCCACTTTGCAAGAACGCTCTATGTttgttttcccctttttcggTTTTTACGGGCCGAGACTCGGTCAGCTCGGCCGTCATTCTGCAGTCCAGTGCAGTTTTCCAGTTCTTGAATAGAAGCAATGTATTTCAAACAGTCGGCAGCTTGTGATTTCAAATAGGTTTTTCTAAAATAGATAGTATACTGTCGTCCCGGTCCTGGTCGGCCCTTTCGTTGTACCTTCTTCGTTGTTATGTCATGCTTTTCATCGTACTCGAAGATTTAAGGGTAAAACTCATGCTTTGATAAGAATATCAGTGATCTGATTGATGTGCAAAAGACTTCCATCCGCATGCGACTCATAAAAATTGGGCATGGCGGCCATATTTTTGCACAAAGCAACGACCAAAACGAAAAGGAAGGCATGCCTTTCTCTTTCGTTTGCTGCGATTTCTTCTCTCGGGTTTACACGATCTCTTCCCCGTGAAATACCTACGGATCTTGCAGCCTACATTTTGTTTCAACCCGATATAAACAAAGATTTACGTAGGCAAAGAAGTAACCGATGATACAAAGGTTTTgtcattttcttatttctcttccttcttttgTCAATGTCAGTGTCGTACGTAGCAATATTATTCTCGCATAACTTAAACCAAAATGAGAAAAGGTTTGGACACCCAACTCAACGGGCCTAAACTTCATAGGTAAAGTTATGTTAATTGGTTGGTCCAGTTTAAACTGAAAACAGGTTTCGAGACCACCCCTCATAAGAATCGAAAATTGCCATATGGCATCGGGGATAAAAGATCAGTAAGACCTGTTAGTTATTCAATGGAATCACAGATCATCTGGTAATGCAATAAAAACGTAATATGATGATGATAGACAATCTCATTGGTCGTGGGAATTCATGAACCCGAACAGTACGTACGCCTCTCTACAGGGAGTGGACATGGGATCATGTCGTGTTGGAACTTTGATATGACGGCATGAGAGAGCAGTTTCTTCTCCCCGGACATGTGACCTAAGGGGCACCAAAACTATAATAGGAATTGTCAATAAACATTGCCAACATGTTCTCGAATGTCATCTTCAGCTGCTGTAATTTCATATCTTGAAGGGCATTGGAACCTTATGTAATGGACAACAATATGTTGACAGAGATACTAGTACTATACTGGAATGCATCAAATTGCAAAGAATCCCGATCAAAAGCTTAATGATATGCTGCAGCATCGTCACCAACTGCTGAGAAAGCAGGCCATACCAAGCATATCTTTCAGTGCCAAATAAACAACCGAAATATCATTAAGCAGAGAACAAACCGAATTGCAATATTATGTCACCAATTCCCCCGAATCTatggaaagagagagatgcaAGGAAATGAacagataaatatattaactCGAAAAGGCACATGACGAAAAATGATTCATCAGTTGAAATATCTGATATGACCTCCTCCGTTCTGTCCCATGTTACgaacatcatgaataacagAATATCGAAGATAGgattcaaaaagaaaatagagagGACAACTAACAATTGGGGACCATCATTGCCTCGCCTACTGGAATGTGCAATGAACAAGCATTTCCCGCTTGATGTGATCCCCGAGCCGCCCATGAAGAACACCAGTCGAAAATGGAGGCTTCCGGTCGTTCTCTATCACAAAAATCTCGCCTTCCTTTCAGAACAATCTCTAATTGAGTCCTTCGTCCACCAAAAACCTTCTGCCGAATCAACTAAATGAGATTAGCCCTCTTTAGGAACCTAATAGTTCTGCAATAGTACGGCCATATAGACTCGACAAAATCCAGGTACTTCTCCAGCAGCCACTCCTGAAACTCTCTGAGCTTACTTCTCCAGAGCTCCTTGTAGTCCAAGTTCTTAATGTCCACCACAGGTTGCCAAACCCGAGTGGCAATGACTTCTTTGAGCTTTCCACGAGCAACAAACTCGTAGGCAATCATGTAGTACACAGGCAGGTTCTTGATTACATTAACGGTCTGCTTGAAGGTGAAAACATAAAGGGAGCACAAACCACGAAGCATCTTGATGTATAGGGCAATGAGCAGGGGGCCAAGCACCCATAATGGCATCAGCTCCTTTGAAACTTCCCTCCCATAGGTGACATTAACAGCAAGGAATAAAGGAATGCTGCAAATAAAAAGCAGCAATCAAGATTTGTGTAAATGTACCAGCAGCTTCAGCTCGACATGCAACGAAAACTGAGATTTTTCATTCAAATGAAAATGTGATACTCACAATATCAGCGGGGGAAATTTTATTGTTGCATCAAGAGCCCAATAGTGGCACCATAAGGTTTTCAGAATGCCACTTTCCCCTCCAACTGGGTCTCATTTTCCGTCCCTGATATTTCTCTTGGAGGGGGTCCTCCTCCAAAAATTTCATCCGCCAACTGATCTGATGAATGCGACGTCAACATTGTGAGCCATTTCCTGAATAACTTATGAATAGCAGCGGAACCTGCAGCATTTCCATTGGTTCCAGGAGCATGGGGAATTGGAACATCATGTGCCTTGGAGGATTCAGCTACGGTCTCTTTGCTTTCTTTAGGTACGTAAGAAAGTCTGACAGAGTTCTGGGATACTTTCTCGGATCTGCCTCCTCCAGATCCATCATTGTGGACACTACCTTTAAAAGATGAGACCCTCAAGGATTTAACTTTTGGGAAGAAAAGGTGTGGGGATCCTACTCTGCAGAGACCAGTTACCATGATTTCTAATCTCAGATAGGTGTAAGAGTGGTTATAACAGACAATGTATTTCAAATCTTAAACTGACAAAACACAAGCACAATTCTAAATGCCATGATAATCATCACTAGATGATGTTAAATGTAGGGCCCTGCAAAGGACTCCCTGCAACTGCAACAAGAAAGATTTAGAAAGAAGGATCAAAGAGAGGTACTAGCCTTCTAAAAGAGTGGGACAAGCCTCCTAAAATGGAGGACCTTGAGGACATAGCCTATGATCCAAAGAAAGTCTGCTTCTATAGTAGGTGAAGCCCATCAAAGCAAAATGACAACAAACAAGGCCTATAATTATAAGGATTTTGACACAAATTTTTCGAATTCTCCATGCAAACAGGCATCAATTCATAATTTCAACGTGAAGAACACGGGCATATCATGGGAGAATCAACATGATACAgcacatcatcatcatccaaaAAGTGATACAGCTCAATAGACTTTACTAGGAGTCAGGACGTGAATCAAGTAAGAAAGCAGTCCATCTAATATTGACTCCACTTACTGACTACTGCATCAAAACCCAACTTGGTTGCATCTGCACTAAACCTTTTGTTCCTAACCTTGCCATGATACTCGCAGGTTATTTTCCCAATAAAATCATTCATCAATGTAAGCTCCTCATTACCATTTGTAAGCCATTCttcatgatataatataattcgATATAACTCCAACAACATGGACATGAAGCATCAAAAGTAAATAATTGCCACCTATTTTCTTAAAAGATTTTCTTTAGTGTTGGCCACAGTTAAGAGATATGCACCTACAATATGTAAATATGCAACTCATTCCCgaaaaaacaaattataaaaaaaaaatccatatttCACCTGAGACAAAGGTGGCGCTTCAATCCTAAGCACCTATCCAAGTTCCCGAGCGCACGTAATGTGACTACACATTGCTTCAACCTCAATTCTTTGTTCAATTTCAACGATGTGGGCTTTGAAGGAAATCCCGCATAAGAACCCTGTAGTGCAATGATAGAAGTAACACTGATCACCTCCAGAGATCTAGCATGGGATTCATTACCTTAATATTCTCAGCCAATATAGGACCTCCTTAAAAGCACACAGAGACCTCACAGTTATCAAGAAATGCAAGATGACAAGGCCAATAAGATCTACCTAGACTTCCATGGATTATTCAATAGCATAACTTTCATACAAAGGAAGCATAGATATAATGTTCCAAAAGCATTGCATAAATCAGACTTTTGACAGGGATGATAAAGTCTAGTCCCATAGAGAAGGTAGATATCATATGCAGAGAAAATTCAATTCCTGTGTCTCCGCCTAGGCTTCAACTTCACTCCTTAAAATAGAAGTCAGCACTGCCCAGTTTAATAGCCAAAGAAAAGCAATGATAACACCGATCCATCCTCAAACAATCATCTTAAAAATTAACATATTTCTGCATGCACCAAGCATTTATAagataatttcataatttacaacAAAGATATATTTGGACAAATCAGAAGTCAAGCTCTGTACCACCTGGAACTGATTAGTTACCAATGCCATCTTCAGCTTCTCAATTGTAGTGAGACCATTAACTCGAGCGAACCTACTCCAATAAGAAGAATTGCGAAAATACCCGACTCAGCTAAACATCAAAGATAATATCAAACTACTCGAAATCGAACCGCTTTTTGGTGTTTCCAGAATCAGAGACTTagggagaggaagaaggagtGAATTAAGCATCATCAACTACCAAGCAGATCGAAACTAAATAAACTACTTTAAGCAATTAATCGGAAAACAAAAGTAACTTATCCCAGCAAATTCTATCCTTAAGAAAAAAATCCTAATTAGCAGCAGAACTTTTGATTCGCTTTGCATTTTCATCATCAAAGCCAATTTCTCAGCTACCCAAGACAAACCCCGCCTCTGAAATCACCACCGCAATGGCACGCAGACGGAATTCCCCGCAAAAACTTCAACTTTTCCCATTAACACCACGAAATCGAGCTACCAAGTGGCTGAGAACGCCAGAAGATAAGCCGGACAATCCAATAGAACGAAGGGGGTACGCACCTGAAGGCATGAACCCATGAATACTGGGAATTACAAGCTCCGGAGGGGAAGTTCCGCAGATTGATTGGGAAGATAAGAACATGAAAACCGCAGCTTGTATCTTGTCGTCGTGAGCTCCAATTTGTTCAGCAATACATAcaggggagggagggagggagggagggaggttAATAGGAATGGATAGACAAATCTATTGGAGATAAAAGAAGGGGacgctgctgctgctgctctcCAACGGTGAATTCCCTGGGTCTTTATTCGTATCGTCTTCTACAGTGGACAGGAACAGGATAATAAATTTGCCTCCTTTCCATATACACACGCATATATAGAAACGCAAGAACTTAGAACACGGTACAAGGATTTTATTtaccaaaggaaaaaaaaaaaaaaaaaaaagagagagagagagtcatTTCATTTGTCCATGAGAAGTAAAAATAGTCACGTTAACATAGTTTTACCATTAATAAATCAGTCGATTCGATCTTATATCAATTGGAACCTAATAATTAAAGTGCAAACCAAAATATTGAAGACTCATGGAAATGAGCACTATTAGGCCCAATGCTCACTGGTTCATGGCCTCCGAGAGAGTTCGTTATTAAATCATAGAAGCCCTTTTCATAGGTCACACGCCTTCCATATCTATCTTGAGGCAATTTTGGTCACATTAGTCTTCTCATAGGCCCATTGTACCCTTATTAAAGGCCTACTTGATCCTTCCCATAATCGCACTGGGCCCTTATCATGGGCCGACGGGCCTCTCTCATGTACCATTTTAGGGCAATTTGGATCATATTGGCCCTTCCCGTAGGTCGTTAGCCTCTCTTTGGGCTTGCCCTTTTAGGCCACCGATCTATGAATTGCATacgtatatttatatacatatggtGATCTTACGGTAACTAGACTCTATTCCTTTTTAAATGTCATTTTGATCGAGATATCAAATGGTGCACATCAAAAATAAATGTGGCTCTCAACCATGGGCCTCTCTCAGAGTCTATTATCAAGTCGCAAGGGCTCTTCTCATAAATCCATCGGGCTCTTATCATAGGTCAACGAGCATCTCATATCAATTTTGGTTACATGGGCTTTATCATGTACTCGTCTCAAAGGCCTACTAAGCCCTTCTTATCGTGGTACTGGACCACACTAGGCCCTTCCTATAGTGGCACTGGGCCATTCTCACAAGACGATAGACCTCTCTCATGTACCATTTTAGGGCAATTTGGATTACATTAGCCTTTCTCATAGGCCCAATGGCCTCTCTTTGGGCTTGCTTGTTTGAGCCACTCATCTTTGAACTACATAGGTGTATGCATAGGTGTATGCATATACATTTGATTGAAATAATAGGTGGCGTATGCTGAAAAAATTTGGTGGCTCTTAGGATGAGGCTTCTCATATGGGCCCAATACACCTCTTCCAATGCTcgtttttttatcataatcgCCCTTTTCATAAACGCATTGTACCATTATCAAAAGCCTATTGGGTCATTCCCATAATCGACTAGACCCTTAAATAAGTCCATAGGTCCCTTTTATAAGTCATTTAATGGCAATTTAGATCAAATTGGCCTTTCTTGGAGGTCCGACGGCCTCTCTTCAAGCATGTCCATTTGGGCCATTAGGCTCTAAATtacatacatgtatgtatatacgCATGATGATCCTATAGTAACAAGACTCAGGTCTCTTTTGAATGTCAATTGATTGGAATACTAGGTGTTccgtaacaaaaaaattaacaattcCTAATAGTGGCCCTCTCTTACAGGCCCATGAGCCTCTTTCAAGCTCGTTATGGTGTCACAAGGGCTCTTCTCATAGACACATTGGACTGTTCTCATAGGTCCACAGGCCTCTCACATCCATTTTAAGGCAACTTCGGCCACATGTGCCTCCTCATAGACCTATTGTACCCTTGTTAAAGGCCTTTCCCATGGTCACACTAGGCCCTTCTCATAAGCCAACTAGTCTCCCTCATGCACCATTTTAGGACAATTTGGATCAAATGAGCCTTTCTCTTGAGCTTAGTGGCCCCTCTTTGGGCTGCTCCTTCGGCAACTGAGTTTAAAATTGCACATGcacatgtatataaatatgatgACCCCATAGTAACTGATTCCAATCCATTTTAAATGATTGAGATGCTAGATAAGGCGCATCGAAAAAAATAGGATGGCTGTCAAAAGTGGACCCTTCTCTTAAGTAATGAGCCTACCTTTTAGAGTTAGTGGGCCTTTCCCATAGGCTCATGGCCCTTTCCTAAAGCCCATTCTTGGGTCACAAGGCCCAATCTCAGAGACCATTGGGCATTTCGTATCCATTTTGGGGCAATTTTGGTCATGTGGACCTTCTTATAGGCCCCTTGTACACTTGTTAAAGGCCTTCTAGGCCCTCCCCGTGTAAGCTGACGAGCTTCTCTCATGTATCATTTTATTGGATCACATTGGCCTTTCTCGTAGGCCATATGACTTATCTTTGGGCCTACTCTTTTGGCCCACGAGCCTGTCACATCCATTTTGGGGCAATTTTGGCCAAATGGACCTTCTAAAAGACCAACTATACCACTGGTCAAAGGCCTACTAGGCCTTCCCATAGTAACATGGCCAATCTCATAGGCCAACATGCCTCTCTCATGTACCATTATAGGGCAATTTAGATAGTGTGAACCTTTCTCGTAGGCCCGATGTCTTCTCTTTGGGCCTGCACTTTTGGGACATTGAATGATGAGCTGCATGCATGTATAATTAATATACATGCAAATGATGATCCCCTAGTAACTAGAGTTTGGTCTCCTTTGAATGACATTTGATTGAAATACTAGATGGGGcacacaaaaaaagaaaaatgaaaaaaaagagttgcTCCTTTAGTAGTGGGCCTCTCTCAGGTCGTTATTTGATCATAAGGGCCTTTTCACAGACCCACTAGGCCATTGTCATAGGTCCACGAGCTTTTTGTATCCAGTTTAAAGCAATTTTAGTTAGATTGGCATTCTTGTAGACCCAATATACCCTTGTTAAAGGCTTAGTGGGCCCTTCCCTAGCTGTATTGGGCTCTTCTCATTGGACGAGGGGCCCTCTCATGTACCAATTTAGGCCAATTTGGATCTCAAGGGCCCTTCCTGTAATCTCAATGGTGGGTGGTATTGAGAAAAATTGGTGGGCTCTCTCTTAGGTCTAGTGGGCCTATCACAAGCCCATGGCCTCCAGAGCCCGTTGTTGCATCATAAAATACTTTCTTAGTATACCCTCTGGACCCTTCCCATAACGAGCCTCTCATATCCATTCTGGGGCAATTTGGGTTACATGGGTCTTTTCCTAGACCCACCACTAGACCCTTCCCACAGTCGAACTGGCCCTTCTCAAAGTCGATGGGCCTCTCTCTTGTATCATTTTGGGGCAATTTGGATGACATCGACCCTTCTCATTTGCTCGATGGCCTCTCTTTGGTCCTGTCATTTTGGGCCAGTGAGCTCACTAGATTGGCCTTCCTTTGGTCCTGTCATTTTGGGTATGTCCATATGATGATCACAGTAATTGGACTCTGGTCCTTCTAAATGATATTCGATCGACTCATAGTAGTCCCATCCTGGACTCAGAGAGAATTGAATATGGCATCCTCTAGCGTCATGTTTAACCAGTACTATTCAGTTTACTGCTGGAACGGACAACGTTCCATTGAACAATGGGGAATCGGGAATTCCGAGAGGCTGACTGTTTATAAACATCAAAGTTAAGCATGAGTCTGAGCGGGAGATTGAGACCTTTTCAAATACTACGCTTTCCATTAGCATTGACTGATATATTCATTCATGCACAAGGCCAACGCCAAATGCAGGATTTTAAGGAAACATGTGTGTGTTCCAAGGAGAAACATGACATTGTTCAGCAACAAGACcacaattttctttcttttcctaaCTAACAACAGAAGCAGCAAAACATCATCAATCACATCCCGCCAAATTGCCCCTGCCATGTTTTCCCCAATACATTCTTCACTCGCTCGCAACCTAAACCAAACATCAAAACAACATTAGTTAAAGCATGTGTAATAAGTGATGATGGGTCTCAGAAGCTATTCCACTCGTCAGAGATACCTGAAGGCTCAAGTAGTCATCGATCCACAATTGCCGCGGGAGATCTGCAAGCAGCTATTCACTTACAAGCTCTCTTCAACAATCAAAGCCAGAATCTACTCAATCTACATGAGCATTGCCACCCTGCCGCTCGTAAAAGGTACCTCCCCCGCGCCTAGAGCCACTCTGACCCGCCCTCTCCTTGTACCTTGGGCCTTTACTCTGAGAAACATCCCTCAGCCCTTCAAAGTGGCTCGGTTTATTTTCATTGCCATATATCCCAACTGGCTGGTACTTGTAGCTCGAGTTGTACCGCTGCCTTTCCCGATGGGCCGGAGCGTTGTGCTGTCTGGTGTCTTGCCTGCTTGAGTTCCATTCCCCGTGGTACTCATCTCTCCTCACAAACCGGCTAGAGTTTTGGTTCCCATTCTTACGTGGCCCGGAAGAGAACACAGCCTCGTGTGGTTCATCAGCTGATTCCGTCGTCTTAAGGGGACCTTGACTCGGTGACTGAGGACGACCAGCTAAGAACCGTGGTCTGCTCTCTCTCTTACTTCCCTCAGGCAGCCCTGCTTTTTCATGCATCTTGTCCTCCACATAAACAGATGGATCTCGGGCCTCATCATGCTCCTCAGAGAACTCTTCCACGGGAACTCCACTAGATTCAGCAGTGTTCCGACCAGT
Above is a window of Punica granatum isolate Tunisia-2019 chromosome 7, ASM765513v2, whole genome shotgun sequence DNA encoding:
- the LOC116212937 gene encoding LOW QUALITY PROTEIN: uncharacterized protein LOC116212937 (The sequence of the model RefSeq protein was modified relative to this genomic sequence to represent the inferred CDS: deleted 2 bases in 1 codon), whose amino-acid sequence is MALVTNQFQVGSYAGFPSKPTSLKLNKELRLKQCVVTLRALGNLDRCLGLKRHLCLRVGSPHLFFPKVKSLRVSSFKGSVHNDGSGGGRSEKVSQNSVRLSYVPKESKETVAESSKAHDVPIPHAPGTNGNAAGSAAIHKLFRKWLTMLTSHSSDQLADEIFGGGPPPREISGTENEPVGGESGILKTLWCHYWALDATIKFPPLIFIPLFLAVNVTYGREVSKELMPLWVLGPLLIALYIKMLRGLCSLYVFTFKQTVNVIKNLPVYYMIAYEFVARGKLKEVIATRVWQPVVDIKNLDYKELWRSKLREFQEWLLEKYLDFVESIWPYYCRTIRFLKRANLI